One Stenotrophomonas maltophilia DNA window includes the following coding sequences:
- a CDS encoding FHA domain-containing protein: MQNLLVHFSQQQQPDQPLRPGVQRIVRQANGSVRLGDAGNGALLLAQFCMDDRGLWLQVGNGIRGIHVNGRPVRRMALLRAGDAVYVDGVEMVLQGEVESLLQAPAPKNDDGSDEQQRLLRGVGGLHHGRSFTLSRTRLVGRGGDADIEINEPAFAEQHARVEVHGERVLLRDLGSADGTRVNGVAVRHCWLQAGDQVVFDGQHRFVLEVPHDPRRRPLPAEDESSQDAEQAPVLPAVPRKVRRWPWLLVSALLLAALLSLLLWFGAR, from the coding sequence ATCGTGCGCCAGGCCAACGGCAGTGTGCGGCTCGGCGATGCCGGCAACGGCGCCCTGCTGCTGGCGCAGTTCTGCATGGATGATCGCGGTCTCTGGCTGCAGGTCGGCAACGGCATCCGCGGCATCCACGTGAATGGTCGCCCGGTACGGCGCATGGCGCTGCTGCGTGCAGGCGATGCGGTGTACGTGGATGGCGTGGAGATGGTCCTGCAGGGTGAGGTCGAGAGCCTGCTGCAGGCGCCCGCGCCGAAGAACGACGATGGCTCCGATGAGCAGCAGCGCCTGCTGCGCGGCGTCGGCGGACTGCACCATGGCCGCAGCTTCACCCTGTCGCGAACCCGCTTGGTCGGTCGCGGCGGCGACGCGGACATCGAGATCAATGAACCGGCCTTCGCCGAACAGCACGCCCGTGTGGAAGTGCACGGCGAGCGCGTGCTGCTGCGCGACCTGGGCAGTGCCGATGGCACCCGGGTCAACGGCGTGGCCGTGCGCCACTGCTGGCTGCAGGCGGGCGACCAGGTGGTGTTCGATGGCCAGCACCGGTTCGTGCTGGAAGTGCCGCATGACCCGCGCCGACGCCCGTTGCCGGCGGAAGACGAGTCCAGCCAGGACGCCGAGCAGGCGCCGGTGCTGCCGGCCGTGCCGCGCAAGGTCCGGCGCTGGCCGTGGCTGCTGGTCAGTGCACTGCTGCTGGCCGCACTGCTCAGCCTGCTGCTCTGGTTCGGCGCGCGCTGA
- the serC gene encoding 3-phosphoserine/phosphohydroxythreonine transaminase, translated as MTRAFNFSAGPATLPESVLRQAQAEMLDWHGTGASIVEMSHRGAEFMSVAAEAEADLRRLLDIPEDYAVLFLSGGATTQQALIPLNFAAPSQRADYVVSGHWGKTAVKQAGVYVDVNIAASSEANGYRELPARADWQLSPDAAYVHVTANETIHGVEFRDVPDTGNVPLIADFSSSIASEPLDVRRYGVIYAGAQKNLGPVGIAVMIIRRDLLERSGQPRADIFDYRSHVARDSMLNTPPTWNWYLAGLVFKWMLAEGGVAEFAKRNAAKAALVYGAIDGSGGFYRNEVAHAARSRMNIPFFLPDAELDARFVAEAKAAGLLALKGHKVVGGIRASLYNAMPLAGAEALVAFMADFQQRHG; from the coding sequence ATGACGCGCGCGTTCAACTTCAGTGCCGGCCCTGCGACCTTGCCGGAATCGGTCCTGCGCCAGGCGCAGGCGGAAATGCTGGACTGGCACGGTACCGGTGCCTCGATCGTGGAAATGAGCCATCGCGGTGCGGAGTTCATGTCCGTTGCCGCCGAGGCCGAGGCCGACCTGCGTCGCCTGCTCGATATCCCCGAAGACTATGCGGTGCTGTTCCTGTCCGGTGGTGCCACCACCCAGCAGGCGCTGATCCCGCTCAACTTCGCCGCCCCGAGCCAGCGCGCCGACTACGTGGTCAGTGGCCACTGGGGCAAGACGGCGGTCAAGCAGGCCGGTGTCTACGTCGACGTCAACATTGCCGCCAGCAGCGAGGCCAACGGCTACCGCGAGTTGCCGGCGCGTGCCGACTGGCAGCTCTCGCCCGATGCCGCCTACGTGCACGTCACCGCCAACGAGACCATCCACGGTGTCGAATTCCGTGATGTGCCCGATACCGGCAACGTCCCGCTGATCGCTGATTTCAGCTCGTCCATCGCCAGCGAGCCGCTGGACGTGCGCCGTTATGGCGTGATCTACGCCGGCGCGCAGAAGAACCTCGGCCCGGTCGGCATCGCGGTGATGATCATCCGCCGCGACCTGCTTGAACGCAGCGGCCAACCGCGTGCGGACATTTTCGATTACCGCTCGCACGTCGCCCGCGATTCGATGCTCAACACCCCGCCGACCTGGAACTGGTATCTGGCCGGCCTGGTGTTCAAGTGGATGCTGGCCGAGGGCGGCGTGGCCGAGTTCGCCAAGCGCAATGCCGCCAAGGCAGCGCTGGTGTACGGCGCCATCGACGGCTCCGGCGGCTTCTACCGCAACGAGGTCGCACACGCCGCCCGTTCGCGGATGAACATCCCGTTCTTCCTGCCCGATGCCGAGCTTGATGCCCGCTTCGTCGCCGAAGCCAAGGCCGCTGGCCTGCTGGCGCTGAAGGGGCACAAGGTGGTCGGGGGCATCCGCGCCTCGCTGTACAACGCCATGCCGCTGGCCGGGGCCGAGGCGCTGGTCGCCTTCATGGCCGATTTCCAGCAGCGTCACGGCTGA
- a CDS encoding energy transducer TonB: protein MSAPRSSSAKSFTVHIPRNALKIAGIAFGVGVLLFVLVWLTGRDKEFFRADPAAQTPQETAQVEPLPEPLAAAAGSSDMPDAKPAPVEEEEPKLVETAPPPPAPIAEPAPATPGAAPATTGNSQPMPIAGQSPPPSYPAAALRAGETGTVVVRVDVDATGYPNNTTLIQRSGSRELDRAATDAVRRWRFTPAQSNGQAVPGSIEVPFDFKTQ, encoded by the coding sequence ATGTCTGCACCCCGCTCGTCGTCCGCCAAGTCGTTCACTGTGCATATCCCGCGTAACGCCCTGAAGATCGCCGGCATCGCCTTCGGCGTGGGCGTGCTGCTGTTCGTGCTGGTCTGGCTGACCGGCCGTGACAAGGAGTTCTTCCGCGCCGACCCGGCCGCGCAGACCCCGCAGGAAACCGCCCAGGTCGAGCCCCTGCCGGAACCGTTGGCCGCTGCGGCCGGTTCCAGCGACATGCCTGATGCCAAGCCGGCACCGGTGGAGGAGGAAGAGCCGAAGCTGGTCGAAACCGCCCCGCCACCGCCCGCCCCGATCGCCGAGCCGGCCCCGGCCACCCCGGGCGCAGCGCCGGCCACGACCGGCAACAGCCAGCCGATGCCGATTGCTGGCCAGTCGCCGCCGCCGTCATACCCCGCCGCCGCCCTGCGCGCCGGCGAGACCGGTACCGTGGTGGTACGCGTGGATGTGGATGCCACCGGCTACCCGAACAACACCACGCTGATCCAGCGCAGCGGCTCACGCGAGCTCGACCGTGCCGCCACCGACGCCGTACGCCGCTGGCGTTTCACCCCGGCGCAGAGCAACGGCCAGGCCGTGCCCGGCAGCATTGAAGTGCCGTTCGACTTCAAGACGCAGTAA
- a CDS encoding FMN-dependent NADH-azoreductase, producing MKLLHLDASVLGDNSVSRQLSAAVVARFTGQIDGLQVDYRDLDANPVPHLRSSSLAKTDAAEATDAEQVMQQFLEADIVVIGAPMYNFSIPSTLKAWIDRVAVAGRTFKYTENGPVGLAGGKRVIIASSRGGIYTDSPADFQEPFLRQVFAFMGINEVEFVRAEGIAYSPQHREDAIAGALAALPSHAADEAVAA from the coding sequence ATGAAGCTTCTGCATCTCGACGCCAGCGTGCTTGGCGACAACTCCGTGTCCCGCCAGCTGTCGGCCGCCGTGGTCGCCCGCTTCACCGGCCAGATCGACGGCCTGCAGGTCGATTATCGCGATCTTGACGCCAATCCGGTACCGCATCTGCGCAGCAGCTCGCTGGCCAAGACCGACGCCGCCGAGGCGACCGACGCTGAACAGGTGATGCAGCAGTTCCTGGAGGCCGACATCGTGGTGATCGGCGCACCGATGTACAACTTCAGCATCCCGTCCACGCTGAAGGCCTGGATCGACCGCGTAGCCGTGGCCGGCCGCACCTTCAAGTACACCGAGAACGGCCCGGTGGGCCTGGCCGGTGGCAAGCGGGTGATCATCGCCAGCAGCCGCGGCGGCATCTACACCGACTCGCCGGCCGACTTCCAGGAGCCGTTCCTGCGCCAGGTGTTCGCCTTCATGGGCATCAACGAGGTCGAGTTCGTGCGCGCCGAGGGCATCGCCTACTCGCCGCAGCACCGTGAAGACGCCATTGCCGGTGCACTGGCAGCTCTGCCGTCGCACGCAGCGGATGAAGCCGTCGCGGCATAA
- a CDS encoding helix-turn-helix transcriptional regulator — translation MGAAERLEELLSLDRVRQMTGMGTTFIYGEIKAGRFPRSIRIGRRALWIQSEVQGWVRQQIAQNRPLQVDG, via the coding sequence ATGGGCGCGGCTGAAAGACTGGAAGAGCTGCTATCGCTCGATCGCGTGCGCCAGATGACCGGCATGGGCACCACCTTCATCTACGGAGAGATCAAGGCCGGCCGCTTCCCGCGCTCTATCCGCATCGGCCGCCGCGCACTCTGGATACAATCCGAGGTGCAAGGCTGGGTTCGGCAGCAGATCGCGCAGAATCGACCTTTGCAGGTGGATGGGTAA
- a CDS encoding DUF4241 domain-containing protein: MAHLDLANLRTTLLDDTQLAAVALHRTFAGHLPVSSGQLVVCDPLVQAEAPALADYTAPLGRHPVEIIVHSGRPALAVVWFKPRKSLTASALHWQMARWTTQDLTGLDEDSFIGYPVDAGIGCFMDIDTQQALLALIERADGDEESEWSDALIDHDGLDEGAEYRPWGEDSPHGLVVFTSGWGDGVYPSYWALDTSGIPVALVTDFLCIQGGDGRDEREIAEQAYRDNLPPEEADALARLVAAVERDDVDALRALLKDAPQRANQIEPGCGGTALFEAIRLDRPQALRVLLQGGALPAMPERLHMSKVTSYLDYARFLKKPRSAELMAVLEAPVVAAEPPPAATRRRSFWDRLFGRS; the protein is encoded by the coding sequence ATGGCCCATCTCGATCTGGCCAACCTGCGCACCACCCTGCTGGATGACACCCAGTTGGCCGCAGTGGCCCTGCACCGCACCTTCGCCGGGCACCTGCCGGTCAGCAGCGGGCAGCTGGTGGTCTGCGATCCGCTGGTCCAGGCCGAGGCGCCTGCGCTGGCCGACTACACCGCCCCGCTGGGCCGGCACCCGGTCGAGATCATCGTGCACAGCGGCCGCCCGGCGCTGGCCGTGGTCTGGTTCAAGCCGCGCAAGTCGCTCACCGCGTCCGCCCTGCATTGGCAGATGGCGCGCTGGACCACGCAGGACCTGACCGGACTGGATGAGGACAGCTTCATCGGTTACCCGGTCGACGCCGGCATCGGCTGCTTCATGGATATCGACACCCAACAGGCACTGCTGGCCCTGATCGAACGGGCCGATGGCGACGAAGAGAGTGAATGGTCGGATGCACTGATCGACCACGATGGCCTGGACGAAGGTGCCGAGTACCGCCCCTGGGGTGAGGACTCGCCCCACGGTCTGGTGGTATTCACCAGCGGCTGGGGCGACGGTGTCTATCCCAGCTACTGGGCGCTGGACACGTCCGGCATTCCGGTCGCCCTGGTCACCGATTTCCTGTGCATCCAGGGCGGTGATGGGCGCGACGAGCGCGAGATCGCCGAGCAGGCCTATCGCGACAATCTTCCACCCGAAGAAGCGGATGCCCTGGCGCGGCTGGTGGCTGCCGTGGAGCGAGACGACGTAGACGCACTGAGAGCCCTGCTGAAGGATGCGCCGCAGCGCGCCAACCAGATCGAACCGGGCTGTGGCGGCACCGCGCTGTTCGAGGCGATCCGCCTGGATCGTCCGCAGGCACTGCGGGTGCTGCTGCAGGGCGGCGCGTTGCCGGCAATGCCGGAGCGCCTGCACATGAGCAAGGTCACCAGCTATCTGGACTACGCGCGCTTCCTGAAGAAGCCGCGAAGCGCGGAACTGATGGCGGTGCTGGAAGCGCCCGTCGTTGCAGCCGAACCACCACCGGCCGCGACGCGACGCCGGAGCTTCTGGGACCGGCTGTTCGGCCGGAGCTGA
- a CDS encoding energy transducer TonB: MTATIHEDLHSPQLQQDSSVQHKPTSPWMWIALIVAMFAAALLWLRHSNQEDVAPAPVGERMLPAPEQAAVTDAGAPAARQAAPASSQHKAAPVVRNREARPLANNRMPTYPAAALRSGVQGSVIASLNVDTRGNVANAAIVSRSGERSRDLDRAVLSTVQNWKFQPAMHEGRAVASVVRVPVDFRTEQR, translated from the coding sequence ATGACTGCCACCATCCACGAAGACCTTCATTCGCCGCAGCTGCAGCAGGATTCAAGCGTGCAGCACAAGCCCACGTCGCCCTGGATGTGGATCGCGCTGATCGTGGCGATGTTTGCGGCCGCCCTGCTGTGGCTGCGTCATTCCAACCAGGAAGATGTGGCGCCGGCACCGGTCGGTGAGCGCATGTTGCCAGCCCCTGAGCAGGCCGCGGTAACCGATGCAGGGGCGCCCGCAGCGCGCCAGGCTGCGCCGGCCTCCAGCCAGCACAAGGCTGCGCCGGTGGTGCGTAATCGCGAAGCGCGCCCGCTGGCCAACAACCGCATGCCCACCTACCCCGCCGCCGCACTGCGCAGTGGCGTACAGGGCAGCGTGATTGCCAGCCTGAATGTCGATACCCGCGGCAATGTCGCCAACGCTGCGATCGTTTCGCGCAGCGGCGAGCGCAGCCGCGACCTGGATCGTGCGGTGCTCAGCACCGTGCAGAACTGGAAGTTCCAGCCGGCGATGCACGAGGGCCGTGCCGTCGCCAGCGTGGTGCGGGTCCCGGTGGATTTCCGCACCGAGCAGCGTTGA
- the pheA gene encoding prephenate dehydratase encodes MASSKSSKKAPKKAEPAKDSAPTKAKGKTKAASNPAPTLAPLALADVRSKIDQIDRDIQNLIAERARFAHQVGKAKGKLAAAVDYYRPEREAQVLRMVVDRNEGPLSDELLVHVYREIMSACLAQQEPLKIGYLGPEGTFSQQAVLKHFGRSALGLPMASIEEVFQEVEAGNADFGVVPVENSGQGTIQITLDMFLTSNLKICGEVELRVQQYLMSRSGRIEDIERIYAHPQSFMQTSAWLRANLPKAEKIPVSSNAEGARRARNADDAAAIGGESAGHVYGLKKVVTKPIQNDADNTTRFLVVGRNIFPTSGHDRTSVLVFIHDKPGALFDVLSPFARHGISMNRIESRPSHHGKWEYGFFIDLAGHIDDAPMQAALAELEAHSAQIKVLGSYPVAVP; translated from the coding sequence ATGGCAAGCAGCAAATCCAGCAAGAAGGCGCCAAAGAAGGCCGAACCGGCCAAGGACAGCGCGCCCACCAAGGCGAAGGGCAAGACCAAGGCCGCCTCGAATCCGGCGCCCACCCTGGCGCCCCTGGCGCTGGCCGATGTGCGCTCGAAGATCGACCAGATCGACCGCGACATCCAGAACCTGATCGCCGAGCGCGCACGCTTCGCGCACCAGGTCGGCAAGGCCAAGGGCAAGCTCGCCGCCGCCGTCGACTACTACCGTCCCGAGCGCGAAGCGCAGGTGCTGCGCATGGTGGTGGACCGCAACGAAGGCCCGCTCAGCGATGAGCTGCTGGTGCACGTCTACCGCGAGATCATGTCGGCCTGCCTGGCCCAGCAGGAGCCGCTGAAGATCGGCTATCTCGGCCCGGAAGGCACCTTCAGCCAGCAGGCCGTGCTCAAGCACTTCGGCCGCTCCGCGCTGGGCCTGCCGATGGCCAGCATCGAGGAAGTGTTCCAGGAAGTGGAAGCAGGCAACGCCGATTTCGGCGTGGTGCCGGTGGAGAATTCCGGGCAGGGCACCATCCAGATCACCCTGGACATGTTCCTGACCTCCAACCTGAAGATCTGCGGCGAAGTGGAACTGCGCGTGCAGCAGTACCTGATGTCGCGCAGCGGCCGCATCGAGGACATCGAGCGCATCTACGCACACCCGCAGTCGTTCATGCAGACCTCGGCGTGGCTGCGCGCCAACCTGCCGAAGGCCGAGAAGATTCCGGTATCCAGCAACGCCGAAGGTGCGCGCCGTGCGCGCAACGCCGACGACGCAGCGGCCATCGGCGGCGAGAGCGCCGGCCACGTGTACGGCCTGAAGAAGGTGGTCACCAAGCCGATCCAGAACGATGCCGACAACACCACCCGCTTCCTGGTGGTGGGCCGCAACATCTTCCCGACCTCCGGCCACGACCGCACCTCGGTGCTGGTGTTCATCCATGACAAGCCTGGTGCGCTGTTCGACGTGCTCAGCCCGTTCGCCCGCCACGGCATCAGCATGAACCGCATCGAGTCGCGGCCGTCGCACCATGGCAAATGGGAATACGGCTTCTTCATCGACCTGGCCGGCCACATCGACGATGCGCCGATGCAGGCTGCGCTGGCCGAACTGGAAGCGCACTCGGCGCAGATCAAGGTGCTGGGTTCCTATCCGGTGGCCGTGCCCTGA
- a CDS encoding LysR family transcriptional regulator: MHDLNDLYYFAMVVDHGGFAAAERALGIPKSRLSRRISQLETDLGVRLLQRSTRRFAVTDVGTSVHRHAQTMLAEAQAAREVVDRLSAEPRGVVRASVPVSLAQMQLPKLLPKFLEQYPKVRLQLNISNRRVDIINEGYDVALRVRSRLDDDGSLVMRSFGQVQELLVASPKYLDRAGRPKDPEELTQHVTLSISEDEARQRWELHGPEGEVRRVDLQPRVAGFDFPLLQSMVKDGFGITMLPETVCADAVRNGELEVVLPDWSLPQGVCHAVFASRRGLLPAVRVFIDFLAEHLPPQLEASRLDCGGACEKAKERIKASALGALAVDAG, translated from the coding sequence ATGCATGACCTGAATGATCTGTACTACTTCGCGATGGTGGTCGACCACGGCGGATTCGCCGCCGCAGAGCGCGCCTTGGGCATCCCCAAGTCGCGCCTGAGCCGCCGCATCAGCCAGCTGGAAACCGACCTGGGCGTGCGCCTGCTGCAGCGCTCCACGCGCCGTTTCGCGGTCACCGACGTCGGCACCAGCGTGCACCGCCATGCGCAGACGATGCTGGCCGAAGCACAGGCCGCCCGCGAAGTGGTGGACCGCCTCAGCGCCGAACCGCGCGGCGTGGTGCGCGCCAGCGTGCCGGTGTCGCTGGCGCAGATGCAGCTGCCCAAGCTGCTGCCCAAGTTCCTTGAGCAGTACCCGAAGGTGCGCCTGCAGCTGAACATCAGCAACCGCCGCGTGGACATCATCAACGAAGGCTACGACGTGGCCCTGCGCGTGCGTTCGCGCCTGGACGACGACGGCAGTCTGGTGATGCGCAGCTTCGGCCAGGTGCAGGAACTGCTGGTGGCCAGCCCGAAGTACCTGGACCGCGCCGGGCGTCCCAAGGATCCGGAAGAGCTGACCCAGCACGTGACGCTAAGCATCAGCGAAGACGAAGCCCGCCAGCGCTGGGAGCTGCACGGCCCCGAAGGTGAGGTTCGCCGGGTTGACCTGCAGCCGCGCGTGGCCGGTTTCGACTTCCCGCTGCTGCAGAGCATGGTGAAGGACGGTTTCGGCATCACCATGCTGCCGGAAACCGTGTGCGCCGACGCCGTGCGCAACGGCGAGCTGGAAGTGGTGCTGCCGGACTGGTCGCTGCCGCAGGGCGTGTGCCATGCCGTGTTCGCCTCGCGCCGCGGCCTGCTGCCGGCGGTGCGCGTGTTCATCGACTTCCTGGCCGAGCACCTGCCGCCGCAGCTGGAGGCCTCGCGCCTGGATTGCGGTGGCGCCTGTGAAAAGGCCAAGGAGCGGATCAAGGCCAGCGCGCTGGGCGCGTTGGCGGTGGACGCGGGCTGA
- a CDS encoding ligand-binding protein SH3, producing MNYIVTTAHRSEFPHPITLRRGQALVVGERYEGPEGWDDWFLCEAEGQQPGFVPAPVIGRDAQGGAFATEDYCARELDVDPGQLLRGQRTLNGWAWCVPEAGDPGWVPLEKLRAVE from the coding sequence ATGAACTACATCGTGACGACTGCGCACCGCAGCGAATTTCCGCACCCGATCACCCTGCGCCGAGGCCAGGCGCTGGTGGTGGGCGAACGCTATGAAGGCCCGGAGGGCTGGGACGACTGGTTCCTGTGCGAAGCCGAAGGGCAGCAGCCCGGATTCGTGCCGGCACCAGTGATCGGTCGCGACGCGCAGGGTGGCGCGTTTGCCACGGAGGACTACTGCGCGCGGGAACTGGATGTGGATCCCGGGCAGCTGCTGCGTGGGCAGCGCACGCTCAATGGCTGGGCGTGGTGCGTGCCGGAGGCCGGCGACCCGGGATGGGTGCCGTTGGAGAAGTTGCGCGCTGTGGAGTGA
- the serS gene encoding serine--tRNA ligase: MLDPALLRHQPADLAERLRTSRGFELDVSALESLEADRKRIQVRTQELQSLRNSRSKAIGQAKAKGEDVSAIMAEVAAFADELKASEVALDELREKIEAISMGIPNLPADDVPAGADENDNVEQSRWGTPRQFDFKVLDHVELGARNGWLDGETAAKLSGSRFTVLRGPIARLHRALAQFMVDLHTGEHGYEETNVPLLVNADSLRGTSQLPKFEDDLFKTAVGDSTRYLIPTSEVPLTNIVRDEIVDAERLPLRMTAHSMCFRAEAGSGGRDVRGMIRQHQFEKVELVSISRPEDSDAEHQRMTRCAEVVLEKLGLPYRKVLLCTGDMGFSAIKTYDLEVWLPSQETYREISSCSNCGDFQARRMQARWRNPATGKPELAHTLNGSGVAVGRAMIAVMENYQNADGSITVPEALRPYMGGLETIA, from the coding sequence ATGCTTGATCCAGCCCTGCTCCGCCACCAGCCCGCCGACCTCGCCGAACGCCTGCGCACCAGCCGCGGCTTCGAGCTCGACGTGTCTGCCCTGGAGTCCCTGGAGGCTGATCGCAAGCGCATCCAGGTGCGGACCCAGGAGCTGCAGAGCCTGCGCAACAGCCGTTCCAAGGCCATCGGCCAGGCCAAGGCCAAGGGCGAGGACGTCTCGGCCATCATGGCCGAGGTCGCAGCCTTCGCCGACGAGCTGAAGGCCTCGGAAGTGGCGCTGGACGAGCTGCGCGAGAAGATCGAAGCGATCTCGATGGGCATCCCGAACCTGCCGGCCGATGACGTGCCGGCCGGTGCCGACGAGAACGACAACGTCGAGCAGTCGCGCTGGGGAACCCCGCGCCAGTTCGATTTCAAGGTGCTCGACCACGTCGAACTGGGCGCCCGCAACGGCTGGCTGGACGGCGAGACCGCGGCCAAGCTGTCCGGCTCGCGCTTCACCGTGCTGCGCGGCCCGATCGCGCGCCTGCACCGTGCGCTGGCCCAGTTCATGGTCGACCTGCACACCGGCGAGCACGGCTATGAGGAAACCAACGTGCCGCTGCTGGTCAACGCCGATTCGCTGCGCGGCACCAGCCAGCTGCCGAAGTTCGAGGACGACCTGTTCAAGACCGCCGTGGGCGACTCCACGCGTTACCTGATCCCGACCTCGGAAGTGCCGCTGACCAACATCGTGCGCGACGAGATCGTCGATGCCGAACGCCTGCCGCTGCGCATGACCGCCCACTCGATGTGCTTCCGTGCCGAGGCCGGCAGCGGTGGTCGCGACGTGCGCGGCATGATCCGCCAGCACCAGTTCGAGAAGGTCGAGCTGGTCTCGATCAGCCGCCCGGAAGACAGCGACGCTGAACATCAGCGCATGACCCGTTGTGCCGAAGTGGTGCTGGAAAAGCTGGGCCTGCCGTACCGCAAGGTGCTGCTGTGCACCGGCGACATGGGCTTCTCGGCCATCAAGACCTACGACCTGGAAGTCTGGCTGCCGTCGCAGGAGACCTACCGCGAGATCTCCTCGTGCTCGAACTGTGGTGACTTCCAGGCCCGCCGCATGCAGGCGCGCTGGCGCAACCCGGCCACCGGCAAGCCGGAACTGGCGCACACCCTGAACGGCTCGGGCGTGGCGGTCGGCCGCGCGATGATCGCGGTGATGGAGAACTACCAGAACGCCGACGGCAGCATCACCGTGCCGGAAGCCCTGCGCCCGTACATGGGCGGACTGGAAACCATCGCCTGA
- the aroA gene encoding 3-phosphoshikimate 1-carboxyvinyltransferase: MSNAQHWIARKGQPLQGSLTIPGDKSVSHRSVMFAALADGTSHIEGFLEGEDTRATARIFSQLGVRIETPSPSQRIVHGVGIDGLQAPDAPLDCGNAGTGMRLLAGLLAGQAFDCTLIGDESLSGRPMRRVTGPLSQMGAKIDTESDGTPPLHVHGGQTLHGIDFASPVASAQIKSAILLAGLYAQGETQVTEPHPTRDYTERMLSAFGVDIEFSPGKARLRGGQRLRATDIVVPADFSSAAFYLVAASIIPGSELRLKQVGLNPRRTGLLHALRLMGADITEENPAEQGGEPVADLVVRYAPLKGARIPEALVPDMIDEFPALFVAAAAAEGQTVVSGAAELRVKESDRLAAMATGLRALGMQVEETEDGATLHGGVRLGSGTIESHGDHRIAMAFAIAGQISDGEVRINDIANVATSFPDFDGLARSAGFNLA; the protein is encoded by the coding sequence ATGAGCAACGCGCAACACTGGATCGCCCGCAAGGGCCAGCCGCTGCAGGGCAGCCTGACCATTCCCGGCGACAAGTCGGTCTCGCACCGCTCGGTGATGTTCGCTGCGCTGGCCGATGGCACCTCGCATATCGAAGGCTTCCTGGAAGGCGAAGACACCCGCGCCACCGCGCGCATCTTCAGCCAGCTGGGCGTGCGCATCGAGACCCCCAGCCCGTCGCAGCGCATCGTGCATGGCGTCGGTATCGACGGCCTGCAGGCTCCGGATGCGCCGCTGGACTGCGGCAACGCCGGCACCGGCATGCGCCTGCTGGCCGGCCTGCTGGCAGGCCAGGCGTTCGACTGCACGCTGATCGGCGATGAGTCACTGTCCGGCCGCCCGATGCGCCGTGTCACCGGCCCGTTGTCGCAGATGGGCGCGAAGATCGATACCGAGAGCGATGGCACGCCGCCGCTGCACGTGCATGGCGGCCAGACGCTGCACGGCATCGACTTCGCCTCGCCGGTGGCCAGCGCACAGATCAAGTCGGCCATACTGCTGGCCGGCCTGTATGCGCAGGGCGAAACCCAGGTGACCGAACCGCACCCGACCCGCGACTACACCGAGCGCATGCTGTCCGCGTTTGGCGTGGACATCGAATTCTCGCCGGGCAAGGCGCGCCTGCGCGGCGGCCAACGCCTTCGTGCCACGGATATCGTGGTGCCGGCCGACTTCTCGTCTGCGGCGTTCTATCTGGTGGCTGCCAGCATCATCCCGGGCTCCGAGCTGCGCCTGAAGCAGGTTGGCCTGAATCCGCGCCGCACCGGCCTGCTGCACGCGCTGCGCCTGATGGGTGCGGACATCACCGAAGAGAATCCGGCCGAGCAGGGCGGTGAACCGGTGGCGGACCTGGTGGTGCGCTACGCCCCGCTGAAGGGTGCACGCATTCCGGAAGCACTGGTGCCGGACATGATCGACGAGTTCCCCGCGCTGTTCGTGGCCGCCGCCGCCGCCGAAGGCCAGACTGTGGTGAGCGGTGCCGCCGAGCTGCGGGTGAAGGAATCCGATCGCCTTGCGGCGATGGCCACCGGCCTGCGCGCGCTGGGCATGCAGGTGGAAGAGACCGAAGATGGCGCCACCCTGCACGGTGGTGTACGCCTGGGTAGCGGCACCATCGAAAGCCACGGCGACCACCGCATCGCCATGGCGTTCGCCATTGCCGGCCAGATCAGTGACGGCGAAGTGCGCATCAACGATATCGCCAATGTCGCCACGTCCTTCCCGGACTTCGACGGCCTGGCCCGCAGCGCCGGATTCAACCTGGCCTGA